The genomic segment CGAGTTGTCGACGACTTCTTTCAATAAAACATAGATGCCATCGTCATAGGCCGAACCGTCCCCCAACTTTCCAATGTACATTCCCGGACGAAGGCGGATATGCTCTTTCCAATCCAGGGACCTAATGCTGTCTTCGTTGTATGTACTCATAAATTTATGTTGAACTTAGCTAACAAAAGTATAAAAAATAAACCATGATCGGTAGCAGCAAAGACTAAATTTTTTAGATATCGGCTGTTTTTCATCAAATTTGAAAAATCGTCCATTACTGGGAAATTTTTACAATTAATGTAAGTAATCATAAAGAAAAAATCATGGCATATGACAGCTGCAGGAATGGCAAGGACTAGTATGGACCGGAAATTGAGTGGCAGGTTGAGGATATGGGCTAAGCTACGCTTTGGACTAAGCCTGTCGGATAACGAAGAGCAGCGATGTGGAAGGAAAGTTGAGCTCAAAGAAGGACAGAGCCAAGAATGTGAAAGAGGGCGGGAAGGGAGCAGTACGCAAAAACGGAGGATGTCCGGTTATTCCGGACACCCTTTTGTCGGCGGCAATAGAAATTTTTATCGGCCAAAATCGTCCTGAACGCGTACAATATCGTCTTCATCGGAAGGGTTGTCAGCATCGGTATGCTGCCATATCTCGGCCAAAATACCGAATCCGTCCAATCCGATCAGGCGGTGACGCTGTCCTTGGCGCAGACGGATAGTTTCGCCTTCACGTAAGGTTGAAACAACCGATTCCTCATCGGTATCCGACACCATAACGCCCACATTTCCCTGGATAACGCGCCAGATTTCAGCACGGCGGTGATGATATTGCCAGGAAAGTCTCTTCTCTGGCGCAACGATCAGAATTTTTGGACTTAATTTTCCGGAAATTTTTAATTCCTGCACATCCAGCCCTCCGAAATATTCGTTCGCAAACTCCTGCGCCTGTGATTCGTCAATGACAAAAAAGCCACCCCAAGGACGGGTAGCATCCGACTTCTCGATGTTGAATCCTTTGGATGTCAACATTTCCTGCACTTTTTCAAATAATGCGGTTTTATCTATAGCCATGTTATAAAACTTCTAAAAATTTATGATCATTTATTCAGCAGCTAAATATAGAAAAAAATCATTAATATTTTTTAGTTAACCGTTTTAGCTATATTAAAATCATCAAAATTAATGTATTTTGCCGTCACTCTTCAAATAAAAGGCAGCCTGCGATTTCGAAATGAAATCCTTAGTTTTGTGATCATCTAATTTCAAAATATGTCAAATTTTCAAGTTGATCGGGAGAATACCGCATTTATGCAGGCTGTTGCATTTGTCAACCAGACCAATCAGAACCTATTTATCACGGGGAAGGCAGGTACCGGAAAAACGACTTTCTTGAAATATATCCGTGAACACAGCTATAAGAAAATGGCAATCACGGCACCCACGGGAGTAGCGGCAATGAATGCGGGGGGAACCACGCTACATTCTTTGTTTTGGCTTCCCTTTGGCACTTTTGTCGAAGATTATGAACTGCGCTGGGATGAGCAGGATAGTCATATTTATAATAAGTCCCGTTTATTCAGCACCATTAAGCTTACAAAGCAACGTCGTGCCATTCTGCAGGAACTCGAACTGCTGGTAATTGATGAGGTCTCCATGGTGCGGGCAGACACATTGGACGCCATCAATGTGATATTGCAGTCGGTACGGCGGGATATGCGGCCTTTTGGTGGTCTTCAGGTGTTGTTTATAGGTGATTTATATCAGTTGCCGCCGGTAGTGAAAGACACGGAATGGACTATACTGCGTGATCATTATTCTTCGGTCTTCTTTTTCAATGCAAAGGTGCTGCGCGATAATCCGCTGGTCATGCTCGAACTTAATAAGATTTACCGGCAACAGGATGAGGGGTTTATTTCGATTTTGAATGCTATCCGTAACAATCAATGTACAAGTGATATGCTGACGACCTTAAACAGCTATTATCAACAAGATTTTGTTCCGAAGGACGACGAACAGTATATTACCTTAACTTCCCACAACCGGATTGCCGATGAGATCAACAGCGCGAAGCTGGCATCGTTGCCGGGCAGGATGCTCAATTTGAAGGCGGTGGTGAAGGACGACTTTGCCCAGGGGGCTTACCCGGCGGAGGAGACCCTTTCACTGAAATTGGGGGCACAGGTGATGTTTATCCGAAACGATTCGGGTGATGAGCGAAAGTATTATAATGGCAAAATAGGTACAGTGAAGGACATTGATACCGTTCATGGTACTGTCACAGTGGCTTTTCCGGATGGCTCGGATCCGGTAACAGTGAAACGGGAAACCTGGGAAAATATCCGCTACAATTATGACAAAGGACAGGATCAGATCAAGGAAGAGGTGTTGGGTACGTTCTCGCAATTTCCGTTACGTCTGGCCTGGGCGATCACTATTCATAAGAGCCAGGGACTGACATTTGACAAAGCCATAATCGATGCGGGGACATCGTTTGCGGCTGGGCAGGTTTATGTGGCTTTAAGCCGGCTGACGAGTTTAGAGGGGCTGGTGCTTAAATCCATCATTCCTCCTTATGCTATCCGGACAGACTATCAGGTGGTCGAATTTGCACAGCGGGCACAGTCTCAAACCAATATCCAGGAGATCCTGGAGCAATGTCAGCGAAGCTATCTGGGGCAGATCTTGATGAATGGTTTCCGTTGGGATGGGCTGTTGACCGAAACTTCTGAATTGCTAAAGTCGCTGGACGATCGGAATATTGATGGGAAGGAAAAAGCCGTAGAGGTCTTTCAGCAACTGGTGGGTCAGCTGCAGACACAGGAAAAGGTGGCACACAAGTTTATTGTGCTGTTATATGATCTACTTCGGGATAAAGACGCGATTGATTACGACCTGATCTGCGAACGGTCGACAGCCGCCGTCAACTGGTTTTTGCCGCGGATGGATACTGATCTGATCAAAGCGCTGACCGAGCATATCGAAGAGTATCAGATCAGAAAACGAACCAAGAAATACATTGACGAACTAAAGGCGCTGTTACTGGATTATAAGCGCAAACGTGAGCAGTTGCAGCACTGTCTGATCATTGCCGAAACGTTGTCTAAACGGGAAGACTTTCAGACGGCCATGCTTGACGTTGCCGAACGTGTCAAAACAAAAGAAAAACAGGAGCTAGCGGTGCAGGGTGCAGATGAAGAAGGAAGCAAAAAGCTCGATACAAAGGATATCTCTTTAGAAATGTTTAAAGACGGTATGAGTATTCCGGAAATTGCAAGCAAACGGGGTATGGTTGCGGGCACAATCTATGGGCATCTGATCAATTTTGTTGGCACGGAAGTGGAAGCTACCGAGCTGATCAGCCAGGACAAGCTGGACCGCATCGTAGAAGTTATCCGGACTCATCCCGACAAGTCATCATCTGAACTTAAAATGCTTCTGGGAGCAGATGTAGATTATCCAGATATTAAAATTGGACAAAAAGTTTTAGGGTTGTAAGGTATAACGAATTATGATGTATATTTGTCAACCTTTATTATAAGCTAATTGAAAGAGGAAAAAACCAATAAGAAGATTAACAAGTGGATCGTGTTTACCTCCATGCCGATACAGATGGGGATTACCATTTATTTATTTTACTGGGTCGGCAGTTGGTTGGACGAAAAATATGCGATTGCAGGTGAATGGGGTATGAAGGGCCTGACGCTTTTAGGCGTGATTGTATCTTTGTACCAGTTCATCAAGCAAGCAAATCAAATTAATAAGAATGAATAGTTATCTGAAAAGCGTGCTACTGCTGCTGATCGTTTTTGTGGCTAGTTTCATGGCGCATTATTTAGTGTTGTCGGGTATGCAGCTGGGCCTGTATTGGTCACAAACTTCCTACAGCCTACTGGGAATGTATGGCTTTGGTTTGTGCTCCTCGTTGCTCGTTGCAGTGTTGGTGTTTTTTGCCAGCTGGTCCATGCCCGAAAAGTTGGGCGTTCTTTTTTTGGGTCTGGTATTATTAAAGGCAGTTGCAGCTTTTATCTATATCAAAGATGGGCTAAATACCTTTGAGAATGACTTTATCGAATATAACTTTTTGGTCGTATTTTTTATCTCGTTGTTTGTCGATGTATACATCGCTTTTAATGCTTTAAATCAAGCAGATAAAAAGGTCTAAACTATTTTTGGAAAAAGTTTGAACAAATGCTGAGAATGCCAAATAAAATTGTATTTTTGCGCAAAATTTTTTATTATTCAATAGTAATCTGAAATGGTGAATCTTAAGAGAGCACTTTTATTATTTGCAGTAATTTTTCTTGCTGTCAATCCTTTTACCTTAAAAGCAGCTGAAGAAGCGCACGGGGATGCGCCTAAAACCCAAGCTGAGGAGATCAAAGAGTATAGTCAACATCACTTGCAAGATGATCATTATTTTTCTTTGTTCACCGATAAAAAAGCAGGAAAACATTATGGTTTTCCATTGCCAGTAATTCTTATTGATAATGGATTGGTTGTTTTCTCTTCGGGTGAATTTCATCATGGTGAGTCTGTTGTTGAGAAAAATGGTCAATACTATGCGCTATATCATGGCAAAATCTATAAGACAGATGCTGCTGGCACGATTAACTACGATGAACAGCATCATCCAACAAATGCAAAACCTTTAGACTTCTCTATTACAAAGAACGTAGTAGGTTTATTATTGGCGGCTTTCTTGTTGTTCTGGGGCTTTACAAGTTTGGCGAAGACCTATAAAAAAGGTGTCAACAACTTGCCAAAAGGTGTAGGTCGCGTGTTAGAACCCTTAGTTTTATATGTTCGTGACGAAATGGCCGTGCCAAATATCGGGCATCGTTACAAAGAGTTTATGCCGTACTTACTGTCTGTATTTTTCCTGATTTTTGTGTTAAACCTATTGGGATTGACGCCGCTAGGATTTAACGTTACCGGAAATATCACAGTAACCTTATGTCTGGCTTTATTCACTTTTGTTATCACCAATATTAAAGCAAATAAAGATTACTGGAAGCACATCTTTTGGATGCCGGGGGTACCTGTGCCGTTTAAATTTATTTTGGCACCTATCGAGGTCTTGGGGATGTTTACAAAACCTTTCTCGTTGATGTTGCGTTTATTTGCGAATATCACAGCAGGTCACTCTGTAGTAATGGGCTTGATAGCAATCGTCTATTTATTCCAACAACAATTGACGGTTCCCGGTAGTATCGGTGTGTCTATGTTGTTGACTTTGGTGTTGTTCTTCCTGGAGTTACTGGTTGCGTTTTTACAAGCCTTTATCTTCACGATGTTGTCATCCCTATTTATCGGTATGGCTGTTGAAGAGCACGCACATCACTAATTGAATTTTTTTGTTAAATTTTATAAAATAATTATTATGTACAACTTAATTGGAGCAGGTTTAATCGTAATCGGTGCAGGTTTAGGTTTAGGTAAAATCGGTGGTTCAGCTATGGAAGCTATCGCTCGCCAACCAGAAGCAGCATCTAAAATTCAAACTGCGATGATCATCATTGGTGCCTTAGTTGAAGGTTTAGCATTCGGTGCTTTAATCTTAGGTAAATAATCCAAGCTGATTAAAAGTTTACTAGATACAGTTTGCAACGGTTGGTTGCAGACTGTATTTAAACAAAAAAATACAGACAAAAGAAAATTATAATTTACAATTGTATATAAATGGAAGCATTAATTAATCAGTTCTCGTACGGTTTGTTCTTTTGGCAACTAATCATTTTATTGGTTGTGATCTTTTTGTTAGGCAAGTTTGCCTGGAAACCTATCGTAAATGCTTTGGATGAGCGTGAGCAAGGAATTGCTAATGCTTTGGAAGCTGCGGAGAAAGCTAAATTGGAGATGGCTCGTTTGACCAATGAAAACGAACAATTACTGAAAGAAGCTCGTGCAGAACGTGATGTTATCCTTAAAGAAGCAAAAGAGCTAAAAGAGAAAATCGTTGCTGAAGCTAAAACTCAGGCGCAAGCTGAGGGTGCAAGGATGATTGCGCAGGCAAAAGCAGAAATCGATGAACAAAAGAATAAGGCTTTGGCTGAAGTGAAATCACAAGTTTCGTCTTTGTCTTTGGATATCGCTCGCAAAGTGTTAACAAAAGAATTTGAGGACCAAGGTAAGCAGGAAGCTTTAGTAGCAGATTTGCTTAATGATGTTAAATTGAACTAATCCGGTCACTTAAATTACGAAAGAGAATATGTCAGTATTTAAAGTTGCATCGAGATACGCAAAATCTTTACTTGATTTGGCTAGCGAGCAAGGCTCACTGGAGACTATCAAAACGGATATGGAGTCGTTTATCGCTGTGTTGAAATCCAGTTCAGAATTGCAGGCTATTTTAGCCAATCCTATTGTGCCATTGGACAAGAAGAAAAGTGTATTGGATGCTTTATTTAAAGATAAGATCAATCCGACTATCTTAGCCTTTTTTAAGATCATGATCAACAAAGGTCGTGGTGTCATCGTTTATGCTACCGCTCAGGAATTTATCCGTGAGTACAATGAGGTAAAAGGTATTGTAAAAGCGACAGTAACGTCCGCGGCACCGCTTTCGGAAGCTAATTTAACAGCGATGAAAGACGTACTTGCAAAAGAGACCAACGCACAGGTGATTTTGACCAATAAGGTTGATAGCCGTCTGATTGGCGGATTTGTGGTCAATATTGGCGACCGCCAAATTGATGCAAGTATTGCTGGTAAATTGAATAAGTTAGAAAGATATTTGAATCAGGGAAATTAATAAGCTCTGATCCTGCAAAGTAAAATAAATCAAAAAACCCCTTATAATAATTAAAATGATAGAGGTAAGACCAGATGAAGTATCGGCAATTTTAAGAGAACAATTGTCGGGCTTTAAATCAGAAGCCGAACTAGAGGAAGTGGGTACCGTACTTGCTGTGGGTGACGGTATTGCTCGTATTTACGGCTTAACTAAAGTTCAGTCCGGTGAGTTGGTTGAATTTGATAACGGATTACAAGGTATTGTATTAAACTTAGAAGAAGACAACGTCGGTGTCGTTCTTTTGGGTCCTTCGGATGAAATCAAAGAAGGTGATACGATTAAACGTACCAACCGTATTGCATCCATCAAAGTTGGAGAAGGATTGTTGGGACGTGTGGTGAATACATTGGGTCAGCCAATCGATGGCAAAGGGCCTATTCAAGGTGAATTGTATGAAATGCCGATCGAGCGTAAAGCTCCTGGTGTTATCTACCGTCAGCCTGTAACAGAGCCATTGCAAACAGGTATCAAAGCGATTGATGCGATGATTCCGGTAGGCCGTGGTCAGCGTGAGTTGGTTATCGGTGACCGTCAGACAGGTAAGACTGCGGTTTGTATCGATACGATCTTAAACCAGAAAGAATTCTACGATGCAGGTCAGCCTGTATTTTGTATCTATGTTGCTGTTGGTCAGAAGAACTCTACAGTGGCAAATATCGTGCGTACATTAGAGGAGCGTGGTGCTATGGCCTATACCGTTGTGGTTGCTGCTTCTGCTGCTGATCCTGCTCCGCTTCAGTTTTACGCGCCAATGGCGGGTGCTGCTATCGGCGAGTTTTTCCGCGATACAGGCCGTCCAGCATTGATCGTTTATGACGATTTGTCTAAACAAGCTGTGGCTTACCGTGAGGTATCTTTGTTGTTGCGTCGTCCACCGGGTCGTGAGGCATATCCTGGTGACGTGTTTTATTTGCATAGTCGTTTGTTGGAACGTGCTGCGAAAATCAACTCATCAGATGATATCGCACGTAACATGAACGATCTTCCGGAGTCTATCAAACATTTGGTGAAAGGTGGTGGTTCATTGACAGCCCTTCCGATTATTGAGACGCAGGCAGGTGACGTTTCGGCATACATTCCAACCAACGTAATTTCCATCACAGATGGTCAGATTTTCTTGGAGTCCAACTTATTCAATGCCGGTATCCGTCCTGCGATCAACGTGGGTATCTCCGTATCCCGTGTGGGTGGTAATGCTCAGATCAAATCGATGAAGAAAGTATCGGGTACCTTAAAACTGGATCAGGCGCAGTACCGTGAACTGGAAGCTTTTGCAAAATTCGGTTCAGACCTTGATGCGGCTACAAAAGCTGTATTGGACAAAGGAGTCCGTAACGTGGAGATCCTAAAACAAGGACAATATTCTCCTGTGTCAGTAGAGAAGCAAGTAGCGATCATCTATGCCGGAACAAAAGGTTTGTTGCGTAATGTTCCTGTCAACAAGGTAAGAGAATTTGAAGAAGAATTCTTAACACAATTGGAGCAACGTCATCCAGAAGTTTTGGCCGCTTTCAAAGCTGGTAAATTTACAGATGAGTTGACTGCAGTATTAGAAACAGTAGCTAAAGATTTAGCATCAAAATATTAATCAGATGTGAGATGATAGATTTGAGATTTGAGATGTCTTTGAAAGATTTCTTAAATCTCCTATCTCAGATCTCCTATCTCCAATCTTAGATATGGCAAATTTAAAAGAAGTAAGAAACCGGATCACCTCCGTAACATCAACACAGCAGATCACGAAAGCTATGAAAATGGTTTCGGCTGCTAAATTGAAGCGCGCTACTAACGCTATCTTACAATTGCGACCATATGCGAATAAACTAAGAGATATTTTGGCAGACGTTTCTGCAAGTGT from the Sphingobacterium thalpophilum genome contains:
- the atpB gene encoding F0F1 ATP synthase subunit A produces the protein MVNLKRALLLFAVIFLAVNPFTLKAAEEAHGDAPKTQAEEIKEYSQHHLQDDHYFSLFTDKKAGKHYGFPLPVILIDNGLVVFSSGEFHHGESVVEKNGQYYALYHGKIYKTDAAGTINYDEQHHPTNAKPLDFSITKNVVGLLLAAFLLFWGFTSLAKTYKKGVNNLPKGVGRVLEPLVLYVRDEMAVPNIGHRYKEFMPYLLSVFFLIFVLNLLGLTPLGFNVTGNITVTLCLALFTFVITNIKANKDYWKHIFWMPGVPVPFKFILAPIEVLGMFTKPFSLMLRLFANITAGHSVVMGLIAIVYLFQQQLTVPGSIGVSMLLTLVLFFLELLVAFLQAFIFTMLSSLFIGMAVEEHAHH
- a CDS encoding AtpZ/AtpI family protein produces the protein MKEEKTNKKINKWIVFTSMPIQMGITIYLFYWVGSWLDEKYAIAGEWGMKGLTLLGVIVSLYQFIKQANQINKNE
- the atpA gene encoding F0F1 ATP synthase subunit alpha; amino-acid sequence: MIEVRPDEVSAILREQLSGFKSEAELEEVGTVLAVGDGIARIYGLTKVQSGELVEFDNGLQGIVLNLEEDNVGVVLLGPSDEIKEGDTIKRTNRIASIKVGEGLLGRVVNTLGQPIDGKGPIQGELYEMPIERKAPGVIYRQPVTEPLQTGIKAIDAMIPVGRGQRELVIGDRQTGKTAVCIDTILNQKEFYDAGQPVFCIYVAVGQKNSTVANIVRTLEERGAMAYTVVVAASAADPAPLQFYAPMAGAAIGEFFRDTGRPALIVYDDLSKQAVAYREVSLLLRRPPGREAYPGDVFYLHSRLLERAAKINSSDDIARNMNDLPESIKHLVKGGGSLTALPIIETQAGDVSAYIPTNVISITDGQIFLESNLFNAGIRPAINVGISVSRVGGNAQIKSMKKVSGTLKLDQAQYRELEAFAKFGSDLDAATKAVLDKGVRNVEILKQGQYSPVSVEKQVAIIYAGTKGLLRNVPVNKVREFEEEFLTQLEQRHPEVLAAFKAGKFTDELTAVLETVAKDLASKY
- a CDS encoding phosphoheptose isomerase gives rise to the protein MAIDKTALFEKVQEMLTSKGFNIEKSDATRPWGGFFVIDESQAQEFANEYFGGLDVQELKISGKLSPKILIVAPEKRLSWQYHHRRAEIWRVIQGNVGVMVSDTDEESVVSTLREGETIRLRQGQRHRLIGLDGFGILAEIWQHTDADNPSDEDDIVRVQDDFGR
- the atpE gene encoding ATP synthase F0 subunit C: MYNLIGAGLIVIGAGLGLGKIGGSAMEAIARQPEAASKIQTAMIIIGALVEGLAFGALILGK
- a CDS encoding F0F1 ATP synthase subunit B; the protein is MEALINQFSYGLFFWQLIILLVVIFLLGKFAWKPIVNALDEREQGIANALEAAEKAKLEMARLTNENEQLLKEARAERDVILKEAKELKEKIVAEAKTQAQAEGARMIAQAKAEIDEQKNKALAEVKSQVSSLSLDIARKVLTKEFEDQGKQEALVADLLNDVKLN
- a CDS encoding F0F1 ATP synthase subunit delta, whose amino-acid sequence is MSVFKVASRYAKSLLDLASEQGSLETIKTDMESFIAVLKSSSELQAILANPIVPLDKKKSVLDALFKDKINPTILAFFKIMINKGRGVIVYATAQEFIREYNEVKGIVKATVTSAAPLSEANLTAMKDVLAKETNAQVILTNKVDSRLIGGFVVNIGDRQIDASIAGKLNKLERYLNQGN
- a CDS encoding helix-turn-helix domain-containing protein; translation: MSNFQVDRENTAFMQAVAFVNQTNQNLFITGKAGTGKTTFLKYIREHSYKKMAITAPTGVAAMNAGGTTLHSLFWLPFGTFVEDYELRWDEQDSHIYNKSRLFSTIKLTKQRRAILQELELLVIDEVSMVRADTLDAINVILQSVRRDMRPFGGLQVLFIGDLYQLPPVVKDTEWTILRDHYSSVFFFNAKVLRDNPLVMLELNKIYRQQDEGFISILNAIRNNQCTSDMLTTLNSYYQQDFVPKDDEQYITLTSHNRIADEINSAKLASLPGRMLNLKAVVKDDFAQGAYPAEETLSLKLGAQVMFIRNDSGDERKYYNGKIGTVKDIDTVHGTVTVAFPDGSDPVTVKRETWENIRYNYDKGQDQIKEEVLGTFSQFPLRLAWAITIHKSQGLTFDKAIIDAGTSFAAGQVYVALSRLTSLEGLVLKSIIPPYAIRTDYQVVEFAQRAQSQTNIQEILEQCQRSYLGQILMNGFRWDGLLTETSELLKSLDDRNIDGKEKAVEVFQQLVGQLQTQEKVAHKFIVLLYDLLRDKDAIDYDLICERSTAAVNWFLPRMDTDLIKALTEHIEEYQIRKRTKKYIDELKALLLDYKRKREQLQHCLIIAETLSKREDFQTAMLDVAERVKTKEKQELAVQGADEEGSKKLDTKDISLEMFKDGMSIPEIASKRGMVAGTIYGHLINFVGTEVEATELISQDKLDRIVEVIRTHPDKSSSELKMLLGADVDYPDIKIGQKVLGL